ATTCCACTGAGAGACCACAAGACTCTTTAAAAAGCTGGATGTGGATTTCTAGTGTTTGTGATTTATTATCAACGCCTAACTACTTCAAGGCAATCTTGCTACATAAGGATACTTTTCACCTGTAATACAACAGTATTTTGGAAACCTAGATCTCGTTATAGATTAACCCTCACTGGTTTGAAATCTGTACAGAAATAGTTCTCCACACATGACAGCTTGTTTGTGTCACATCCACAAACGCCATCTATAGGTGTTCACCCCATGCACTGCATAATATAACCAACAGGCAATACCTTTTACAGTTGCTTCACAGAACTAAAGACGGGTCCTTGACGCTGAACGCAGAAAAGACCAAAAGTACCTTGCAGCAAGTTTCAAAGAATACTAAtaggaaagctaaagaaataagGAAGTTCCATACCCACCTTAACGTTATCTGATTTCAATTCAAAATCCGTGTAAAGTCCTTTCATAAAACCTGTCACTCTAATTaccttcaaaacagaagaaaaggagtaagGTAAGAACACTTGAAGGCCTCTATTCAATAAAGCTTGTGTGCCAATAGGAAATACGTAGACCTTATCTGCTTTCAGAGATGATACCTTGTTTAGAACTATTGCTAGAGTAGGTCCAGAGGCCTGCTGTGTCTCTGAACACGCTCTGGAACAACGAGACTTAATCCTTGCTTACAGCTCAGGCCTCCCTTCCTATTTAATTCCATCTTTAACCTTGATGGTTGGTGAATCCAGGAGATTCACAACGTGAACACCAGCATACGCGTTTTAAACGCAGCTCTGCATTATTCCCTCATTGACTTCTTTAAATGTGACTATATATAAACGCAGCAGCTCAGGCAATGTAAAAATTAAGActggttgttggggtttttttgttttggttctttttttaagtgggAGGTGGAAAAACAACCTACGAGCGGTTTTCACAGAAGACCAAATGCACAGCACACTGAGGAAAAGAGTCAGACCCCTCGTCTCGTCTTAACCACTACCAGCcaccctaaaaaaaaccctgagattTACTCACTACCCTAAAACCCCCGAGATTTCCTTGCTACTCGGAGCGCACCCCCTGCAGCAGCGACCTGCCTGCACCACCCAGCCCTGCGCAGGCCCCGGGGCCCCGCAAAGGTGACGGGGTCCCCCCTCTCCCGGGCAAGGGAGCGCTCAGAGCCCCTGGGGGTCCCCCCGGCAGAGCCCCCCCACAGCCCCGCGCCTGGGGGACCCCTGCTCCCCCCGCGGCAGCGACACCCCCGCCCGCCAGGGGGCGGCCGAGCCCGCAGGGAGGCCCTGTTGCCTAGCAACGGCGGCGCGGGCCCGCAGGCCGCTTCCCGGCCCACCTCGGGGATCACGTCGTGCAGGTAGCGGAAGGGCGGCTTACTCAGCAGCCGGTCCCTCAGCGGCGGCTTGCGGATCACTCGCCCCAAGGAATCCTGCGTCCGCCGCACCACCGCCTCGTTGAGAGCGGCGGCGGgaccgcgccgccgccgccgccgccgccaccggcgGCTCCGAGCATTCCCGGCCTGCCTCGCGGCGCAGGGCGCCTCACTGCGCAAgcgcagagctggggcaggcgGTTGCTAGGCACAACGCGGCCCTAGCAACCGGCCCGGCGGCCTCGTTAGGCCCTGCCCTCCCTCGCCCTGGGCCTGAGGGAAGAGGCCCTGGAACCAGCCCCAAAGCCTCTTGTCCCACAGAACTAGTCACACCCCAGCCCCTTGCTTGAATAATCACCAGATAGAGAGTGCTCAGAAACTTCAATTGTATCTTTCGGTGGTTTGTcgtggtggtggttttttttaaattgttcttgaAGTAAAGAAGTGGAAAGTGAGAGTGATGGATGGGGGAGAAGGAGCCAGCGTCAAGGTTGCCCGATCCCGCGTCACTCTCCCTAGCAAAGCCAGGCCACGGCCATTGAAGAACAGCACAGGCTTTTTCAACGGGCCGCTTCCTCCTGCTCCGTAATCACTTCAGCAACCTGGAACGAGTTacgaggaaaaggaaaaggaaacacacCATTTTCTCGCAATAAGATTCCCAGAGCTGAATGCTTGCTCTTTTACAAGGACTGCACCAGGAGCGGATACAAAAGATAACCGTTCCTCAGCAATCCGTGTTTCTTACTCTACGAGAGCCACAGTCCTCTAGATGATTTACGCTAGTTCCCTTGAAAAACAGACCAGATCAATATATTTGTGCACAAGCTAGGAGCTGAAATAACGGGAAGTAAATACTAGATCATGCTTTCTaagaaaagagcacaaaacaCCGCAAGCTAAAAATCACTTTAACTTGCGTCCCAAAACCCCAGCCCTCCAACTGAAGCCAGGTCTTTGCACAGGGCAACCCCAGCCGGGTCGGGGAAACTTCTCGCACAGAGATGGGAACGCTGTCTTCAGAACAGACTGGAAAATTAAGGCTTAATGAAGGTTTTGCCCCGTCCAATCTTAGAAACCAATTCACGCCGTTCCCGATCAATGTATCGGTGAGACATACATAGACAAACCAAATGGACATCTagaaatgactttttattttgtgaagaacacttgaaaaataaagacgAAAGCTTTTCCAGGCTTTGGAATATAACCATCATAAACTGTGGAATCACAAAGACTCCGTTTTAAAAAGGtgttccctctccccacccccctttttaACGAACTCTCTCCTTGCGGAATGACCCACAgtagttttaaggaaaaaaatacgcATTTTGAGCCAACATTAGAAATAATCCAAGATTGGTTCAGTGCAGGCGCTGCTACATTACACTTGAACAAAGGCACATACTAAAATCCCCACGTTAGCACTCGGAATCCGTCTTTACATTTCTCCAAACGTCGTGTTTTCGAGAAGAGGCTGGAGTTATTAAAGGCAGGTGGGAAGGCTGAGCTCAGGACAGCTGTCCAGCAAGGAACTGGAGGAATTCAAAGGGACAGCAAAGTAAGTGCAATGCCACGGAACAACCTGCGAACGCAAACCTTTCTGGCTTACCTTAGGAATCAGCACGCGCGATCATTTCTGGCTCGCAAGAACACTTGTGGATAGGGAAGAAGGCGGCGCAAAGTCAGACGGGGAAAGCAGTCGGCTGCCCTCACCTCAGTCAGAAAATCTATCCATAGAACTAGGATTTCAAGATTCAAGGGAAGCCTACCTACAACCGAAAcagcaaggaaattaaaaagatccCCTTCTTGAATGAAGCGGcctcagaaagcacagaagcacCTGCTGAATTTGAGAgagatgcacagaaataaatattaatcataTGCTTCAAGGGGCTttggactttcttttttttttgctgatagCTGAGAGTGTCAGTTTTTGTCTTGAAGCTGTCTGAAATACCAGAATGTTGTTAACCTATAAAAGGTAAAACGAGAGAGCTTCTCACATTAGCCACAATTTTAGTAGCCTGCTCTACTGGTATCTCCTACTACGGAATCTGCTCCACATACAAGGCAACAGCTTCAACGTTTACGGTAGCCCCCAAAAGTGACTTGTAGTTTGTCCTCTCATTAACACAGATTTAATTAAGGATACTTCAGGCTAtgttcaaaagcaatttttgaaCAATGGCTTTGCTCCTTTCAGAACAGGTTTCTGGACGTTCGTGCAGTTCAGCACGGCTCCGCGGTGTGTCTGACAGCAGACTTCACTCGATACGGCAATCCGTTCGCCCAGGTTCCCAGCCCCAAAAGGCAAACGCGTTAGATGCCACCAGCACGCGACTACTGCACAGAAACGCTCGTGTGTTATCTTCCACCGTTCCGTTGTCACCTTAGCATTCAAAACACATTTAGAATTTGATTATAAACAATGAACTCCATTCAGAGTTTGGGTTAATTTGTCAGTACTAGCTGTGCTCAAAGGAAATTCTGAACCTGATGGGAAATTAAGTCACGAAGAGTCACGTACAGTGGGGGAAACAGTTGAAGTATTGGAAGTGTTAGAAAAGTTTCGATAAAGATGCTGAAACGTCAACTTCTGGTAAAACCCTGGTTCCCAGCCGCAGGGGTAAGAAAAATACGGTCTCTCATCAGCTAGTTACACGCGTTCTCAATCTGGAGATCCAGTCTCACAAGCATTGGGTAAACATTTGACTTAAGAACCTTTGATACCAACGTCAGCTGGTAGTCAGCCGCATACATCCCCTTCTGTTACGGAAGCCGTAAGTCAGCTTTGTGACACCAAGAGAAACTTTTTCTCAAATGCAACGGAGAATAGGAGAACAATCgaaaaagataagaaatgaGGGAAAGCCCTCTGAATAAGAGtactcaaaataaatacaagcctTTTTCCCGAGTACAATAAAACCCACTTAAGACCAAACATCAGATCTGCCAGattttttccatcccttttgTTTGTTAATGAAGCTTATGGACAACAAAAAAGCCCtagcaactttaaaatataaggTTACTGCACTTGTTGTTCCGTATCACAGAAGGTCTGCAGGTTTTAGAGCTTGACAGATTCTGGATTTGCTCTTTTTTGAGCCAATTTAGTACACTTTGCCCAGAGATTTCCACATTTCCTTCATTCCTGAAATCTGACTCCAGCTACTACAGATTTAGGTTTCTacagaaagagacaaaagcaaattctgGTATAGCTAGTAACTTCAGTgatcagagatggaaaaacaatTCTACAGAGATGATTATGACTGcatgaaaaaacccagcaaactCTGTGGTGATGGTGCAAGACATCAGCATctgaccaggaaaaaaaaaaaaaaaaaaaaagcatttagggTGATTACAAAACAGTCACCAAAAGGTTACACAATatattaatctgttttctcatgGATAAAGTGCATTTACCTAGCCTGAGAAGAAATACCACATGGATAAAGGGATGCTAAAGCACTTCCCCAAGAGAGAttagaagaaaatcagagtTAGCCTGAATCCTATCTCCAGTTTGTCTCGGTGATTCCTGAAGACACTTCGGGAAAGACCCTCTTGCCGGTCCAGCTGAGGTACTCCAGGCCAACTGAGGACATCTGTAGTACGGTCTGCTCAGCGAATCATCTCCTGGTGCTATCTGAAAACGCCCACATTGATAGACAGAGCCACTTCTGGTTTACGGTGCTTAATATTCAGCTTCTCCTCAGAGAAAACAGGCTCCTGTAAGCGTTCGGCTTGCcgactatttaaaaaaaaaaaattaagatgccTAATATTAGCGTTGAGCCTTAGCACCAACAGCAGCACGAGCCTGGACTGGAACCCCGTTTCCACTTAGTTGTAAGAATGACGTTGCAAGCTCACGCTTACAACCTGTGCGGGGCCAGTGCAGCCAAGGAGCTCATTTTTCATCTCCAGAGGCAGGGACAAATTCTGCAGGGTGttgcaagagggaaaaaaaaaccactgaggCTCGATGTAGGAACATGGCACTTAAAGCCAGGAGTTTGAATTACCTCAGCACTCCCTCGAGGACTACTGGAATTGTGCGCTCTGAGAGCGCCCAGCTAGCACTGTCCCAAAACATGATCCAGGTATCAAGCTAGTCTGAAAAGCGGCAAAGAACAGTTTGCgtgtttctaaagaaaaagcactgtCAATACtcaataccttttcttttttcctaatgcaagctgcctttgtttctcttttccaacGTCATCTCTCACTGTGCTGAACTCCTTAGTGTCATCAAGAAGAAGATTCTGGTGTGAAAAAGGATGGAGTGTATTAGCTTATACTTTTCGTCTACCAAAACTATTTCACACATGTTACTCAGTTTACACAATCAATTTTCAGGGCATTTCCTTTAACTAGTTTTAGAGCAATTTAACTTGAAGTTAACCAAGTGGCAAAGAattcaaaaagacaaaaacatctCTTCGACTCCTCTCTACTTTTTGCATTTAACAGTCAATTTGCCTTACTCAGAGGTTTCTCTGCATAGCCTAACGCATCAGGATAGGACACCAGACTTTTCACCTCCTGCGAGTCTGTTCTTTCAGAGGTCTCCTAAATAAGCCTTATTGCTAACTCAGAGCTCAATATGCTGCTGTGtcattctttttgaaataatcAAATAGAGCTGTaagaatgctttgaaaaatgtaatgggTTTAAATTtacaatgtgatttttaaagggTGCTGTTCTTGGATTGTACTCCGAcgcggaaaaaaaaaaaacagtcaacAGAAGGAGGGCAAGAAAAAAGCTCCAGTTTCTTCTGGATAGTGTtcaagcacagagcagaaactGACTGCTTGCACCGGCTGAGAGCTGCACGAGAGCCTCTAAGGTATTGCCCTCTCGTGCCAGGACCAAGATACAAGGGGAAAGGCATGCAACTTCCATCGGGTTGATAAAGAAcgggagaaaaagaagaaaaagcaccaGTAGCAACAATTTTCCTACCCACACAATGTACTGTCCAAATCCACCTACCGGCACTTTCACAGAGATGTAGCAGGATGGAGGAAAACCAGGAGGAAATTAAGATACCCCAAAGGGGACAGTGCCTGAAACCTAATCCTCGTGCAACAATTGAAGCCAAGTTAATTTACCTTCACCCCAATGATATCGCCGTCTTTCAGGTGGTACGGCGCTGACTGTAAactctcctgttttttcttccgTTTCCTCTTTGACATTTGCTGTGTctgaataaaatcaaagcagaagatTCGTACACGGCACATTTCGGCAATCTGCTTCAATACGTTTGCTCAAGAACTGCAGCACAAACCAACACATACTTCTCTCAAACAACTGCTGGACTCTGGCATTCCAGATCTTACCCAGCTAGATATTGGCAGCCACTCCAATCTTTCAGGGAAGTATTTGgctatttcagttttatctaCAGGGAGACCATAGTGAGAAGCCACTCGTTGCCTCAGTGCCCAGGTTGTGCATTCTTTGGAGATATCCCACACCAAATCCGTGGAGCCATAGTAGTCCCTCTCCCCTGGGATGCCCATCTGGACTCGAAGCAGCAGTTCCTGGGGGCTGTCATCAGGAAGAGAATACAGACCCTTCTTGTGAGTCAGGCTTTCAGAATCCAGAAGTCCGAGGTTacgctccctcctgccctcccttaTCTTTgtttgtggaaaacaaaaaagaagctCCCAAGTCTTCTCGCAGCTTGACACCTGTAATCCTCACGCCCAGTATTTAAGGTAAAAGCTGCTCAATTAAGTCTCATCGCAAACGCACTGCTGTAAGAAATAGGTATCTTGCGATCTTACCCCAAATGCTcttctttttgcaaagcttcTAGGCAGATTTCCACTCTGGCACCCAGCTTGGagtcactgaaaacaaaacaaagattcTACGCATTTCCAGTCCTATATTCTAAGTTCCTGAGTAGAAAAATCACTCTTTTCGTCAAGCCGACCTGTGCTTATCTGGAAAACCAAAGCAAGAGGCTATCGGAACAGAACTGAAAGACTCAGAAAAGTACAAAAGCGGCATTTAAAAACACCCAAAATAAAGCTGAGCAGAATAAGCCTGGTATGATCTACTTCGGCTCACACCTCCCCCTTCCACAGCTCTCGAGTTAAAAAACGTGCCCggcaaaaaaatgaagtaaccAGAAGTGAGCTTTCTGTGGACACTTGACTGAGCGGATTTATTTCTCCACCAATCCATCCCACCATCCAGTTAACAGTCAGCCTGTTGCAATGCTGCTTGCGCGTTCAGTAAGAAACCTACTTGAGTCGCTGCTTGTTGTTTCGTAAAAGCTTGCCTGGGCGCTTACTGTCCACTGTCCATGCTCTGAGAAACGAGGGCAGTGGGACAATCTGCTCTGGGCAGCACGGTAAGGTCATggcctggaaaaagaaacatttcttcaggaaTTTTAGCAGCCAGCCTccttggaaaaaagagaaccaCTTGATTAATTCTCAATGCAATCCTGAAGCAATCAGAAACAGGGCAAGCTATTTAGATTTATTCCACAGCAGCTGTTGCTTGTAACTTACAGGTAGTGGCTAGCATCCACATATTTGCTTTTCAACCTCGGACTTCACTCCCTCCCAACACTTCTCAACTTAACTTACATTTCAAAAGtactgaattcctttttttaaccagaatTTGTACAACCGGGAGGGAATGAGGCTGACAGAATCATTACCCCAATCTCTAGCCAAGTGCTGAGCAAGCTCCTTAAAGCCCTTGTCAAGGACACAAGACTCTTGCCATGCTAAGACAATTCTCCTTGTTCACAAGATGCAAATGGTCAGTTTTTCATAGCAGCAGTTTGCCAGCGACTGAAACTGAAGTCGTACCCAAAAGAGTAAGTGTCGGTATGGATCAGAATCAGATGAGATACCCTTCCCCATGCAGTTTCAGTAGAACAACCGACTGGCTAAACAATAGAGAGCCTTATGATAGGATTGGTTTAGGGcttgttggggtttggggtttgggtttttttgttggggttttttgggtttttgcttttgggtatttttttggtatgggctggtttgttttttttactgcattaaAATCATCCTTTTATggttaaaaaaagcataaaaaggcACCTTAGTTTCTGGCCAAAGAAACTAAGCTATACCTTCCTGAATGACAAACATGACCTGCATCAAAAGCAATTCTTTATTCATTAGATtcaacatacaaaaaaaaaaaaaagaaaaagaaaaaaaaagacgcaGAAAACTAATACAGGAACAATGTGGAAATGGGAACTGGCTTTTTAGGAAGTGCTTGTATGTGTGTGCTTCTCATGAAGAATTTTTACATTGTGAAATCGGCTGCAAGCCAAAGTTCCAGATGAAGTGCAACAAGGCTTTTGCAGGTCAGGACACATGACAGGTAGAATGGCAACTGCAGGGGACATACTAAGGAAGTCTCTGAGCTACATGCTCCAACTGCCTCTTGGTACTTACCCCTGAACATGGCATATAAGCAAATGCCATATCAGAACATACTGGAgacaagggaaaaggaaatagaaaataggTATTAATAGAGCTCAATTCATCACAGGCTTGCTGTACATTTCCAAGACAGGAGAACATCTAACCTGCATCTTCAGATCTTCCAAAGAAGCTTCTCCTGCTATTTCTAGACTGCCAGCATAACAAAGATCCGTGTCTGTGTGGAGGTATTCTGGTGCATCTTGAGatgggggggaagaggggggaggaagaaacaaacaacagaagagTCAACATGACTTTGTTTATCGTCCTAAGAGATAACAGTCACTTCATGGTGAGACTTCACTTCGAGAAGGGACCCGacctcaggtttttttttttggaggacaGTTCAAGAAACACAAGATCCAGCtgataaaatacattctgttAGTTGCCAAACAGGAGGAGTTCCAATGGATCCTATACTGCAAATGTTAAAACTAAGACCAGTTATTCTCAGTGCAATCCCACCTTTCAAAAACCGATCAAGCTCACCTCCTGCAGGAGACACCTGCAAAGCATCCATCTTGCAGGTCATCCCATTCACTTGGTCTTGTGCATTCTCTCCATGTTTCTTATGGCTTGAAGGCTTCAACCACCAGACGGGTATTTTCAGGAAACCCTGAAAAGCGAACAGAAAATACCAAGGAGCTTTTGTGTTCCAATGCAGACAATGAAAAATGTCACCTTCATctcagggagaaggaagagactTGTTCAAATCCGAGCTTTTGTAAAGGCAGTGGCATTCATCTAAGATCACAAATCATCAACTCTCACTTCGTACTTTTACAgggtgaaaaaaatgcagcctcGCGCAGCCTAGCCTCACcatcctggctctgctgtcacGGCATCTACCGTTACAGATGCAACCGTGTGACACTGTTGTCTGAAGGTTTGGACACAGACACGACCTCGCCAGAGGAAGCTGGATTCATCTAAGCTCACCAACTGCAATGCTGCTCTGCCGCTTCAGAAGCTCCTGGTTTTCTCTCCTGAGCAGGAGAggttgcttgcttgctttcagaTGCAGCTCTGAATTGGGCTGTCAACACCCACTGCACTGCTGTTGTCAGCTCTTatcctaccttttttttttctgagaacaaaCGTATTAAAAAGAGCTGGTTTTCCCTTATGAAGTTTTATTCACCATGGACTTGCTAAGATCCGTATTGTCTGCCCACTGGTTCTTGCAAAGTCTTTTAGCCTTCTGTTTCAACTTACAATGCCCTTTACTGCAGCGGGTAGAGCAGGGGTACAGACCCAGGTTTTCCACGCCTCTTGTACTTGCTCATTAAGACAGCATCTGTGCTtatctccctccttcccctccacagCCACAGCTGGGTCACAGCCTGAGGAAAATGTGCCAGAGGGTGAAGACAGCCACTTAGATGGCATGTTGTCTATGCAGGGCAAAAATCTGAGCTTTAAGTAATCCGTACAGGGGGTAAAGATCAGGTGCTTTAAGAACAATATTTGGGAAGAACTCCAAAATCCGCTGGATAAACTGGAAGTCTTGTAACACCACTAtatctctgcagaaaagcttcAGGATGAGAATCTCGCAAGCACAATCTATGTGAACACACAAGCTCCGAGGGAAGGGGTTGATGGAAACGGAGGCAGGCATACCACAGCTCTCAAACTACATTAGGACTGTAGCTAGTCCTATAACATGCCCACAGGAATAATCAGGATCGGTGGCCTCGCCTAACTCCCCTGCAACCATCCCTAGAAGACGCTTCTTGGCAACTAGCAACAGTTCAAGTTTGTCCTAGGACCCGACTGATGTTCTTGTTGAAGCTATTCCCTTGCCAGCACCGCAGCCCCAAGGACGCCAGGCCCTCTCCACCCCTCTCCCTCGGGGCTCAGTGCAGAAGAGATGGCACCTCTCCACGCTCCAGGGGCAGGGGGCCGGGGAAGAAGGGCCCACGCAACACCTGGCAATCGCCAGTTCTTTTAGGGAGCGCTGGGAGATCTCGCGCAGGGTGGCTGCGCCTCCCTTTCCCGCCTGCGGGATGTCGGGATGCTTTGCCCCCTCTCAACCGCTGTCGGGCACGGGGGGCTGCGCCACTTGCAGGGAGccgggtgggtgggtggggggggtcACCGAGGACCCCCGCCCTCCTGGAACACTGTTGCCACCATCCCATCCAGGGCACCCCAGGcatggggtgaggagggggctggagccCAGGGCACGTAAGGGGAGGTGGAGGGCAGTCCCTGGGCCCAAGGGGCAGCAGAATGGCACAGGGGAACGATCCCCAGGAAAGGGGCCCTTAGCCCCCCTgaccctcctccttctcccaccttAGGGCATCTTTCAGGCCACAGGCCCCCACCTCCCAAAACAGCCATATTTGGCCACGCTCATCGCCATCACAGTGGCCTCCTGATGTCACAAGCCACCTCACTGCGTTCTGTTCCGGGCCCTATAAATACGGGGACCCCGGCACCCGGCCCACAATTCGCTGAGCTTCGAGGTGTCCTCTCATGCCAGCAATGGCTGGCACCAAGAGGTCGCACAGCGGCAATGCGGGTGGCTGCCCACCCTtgagcaggagagaagagaggtggctgcaggagcCGTGGAGGAAGAGGCGGCGCTGTAAGAGGGGAGGCACCATCAGCCGCGTGGTAGCGATGGCCATCGCTCATGCGGCTGATGGTGTGGAGCCAATGGAGGTGGATCCACCCGAAGACCAGGAAGAGCCGATGGAAGTGGATCCACCTCCAGCATGGCCCCCCCGGCACCGCTACACCCTGCCGGGGCTCCCCTCCGTGACACCACGCCGACACCAGCGCAGGAGCGCCCGGCCAGCGCCGTACCGCCGGCCCTGCCTCCGCGCCCGGCGTTAGCTGGCAGGCCCAGCCTCCACTCCCGGCCATCCCGTGGGCTCACCCTTTCCACCTCCCGGCAATCAGCAGGTCTTCTGTTGATTGCCGCGGGCAGCGTGAGCCCTTCTCTCCCATTCCCCTCCCCTACCCCCACCCCTCCTGAAGGGgtgccatctcctctgctctgagccCCAAGAAAAGGGGACCAGGCGACATGGCTTCCGCCAGCCTGCTGTGCCGAGGCGACAGGAGTCGCCCCTCACAGGGACGCCGAGGTCCCTGGCGCCTGGAGGTGGGGTCCCTTCACTCTGAGGACCAGGGCGGTTGAAGAGGAAGCCAGACCCTCCGCGGCGGTGCACGAAGAACAGCAACAGATCGAGCAAAGGAGTTAGAGAGACAGCGGTTCctctggagaagcagaagaccacagctctgccaggaagAAGGACTGGCCTTCAGCATTAAGGTCC
The window above is part of the Gymnogyps californianus isolate 813 chromosome 7, ASM1813914v2, whole genome shotgun sequence genome. Proteins encoded here:
- the LOC127018239 gene encoding ubiquitin carboxyl-terminal hydrolase 40-like, which encodes MTCKMDALQVSPAGDAPEYLHTDTDLCYAGSLEIAGEASLEDLKMQAMTLPCCPEQIVPLPSFLRAWTVDSKRPGKLLRNNKQRLNPQELLLRVQMGIPGERDYYGSTDLVWDISKECTTWALRQRVASHYGLPVDKTEIAKYFPERLEWLPISSWTQQMSKRKRKKKQESLQSAPYHLKDGDIIGVKNLLLDDTKEFSTVRDDVGKEKQRQLALGKKKSRQAERLQEPVFSEEKLNIKHRKPEVALSINVGVFR